Proteins from a single region of Rhodovibrio salinarum DSM 9154:
- a CDS encoding response regulator transcription factor, with the protein MSSTDHRDPPVVITAGLTWCIAAGVHVLEHMQLPVEIIPAESDHIVAERLQADPSSAVIYVCGAASPRHFQGLERLRGEHPHAHLIAASPEPDLDVAQYVRALGLLGYMHFDAGRDDTMEVIRRVRAGERAYLPTERPPAPPAPQLDDPELERRARRLTRRERQVMELLGKGYANRDIAETLGLREGTIRIYVHRVIRQLGMRNRVDVALCASRMNDPA; encoded by the coding sequence GTGTCGTCTACCGACCACCGCGACCCCCCGGTGGTGATTACAGCTGGCCTCACCTGGTGCATCGCCGCGGGCGTGCATGTCCTCGAACATATGCAGCTTCCTGTGGAGATCATTCCCGCAGAGAGCGACCATATCGTTGCAGAACGGCTTCAAGCGGATCCGAGTTCCGCCGTGATCTATGTTTGCGGCGCAGCCAGTCCACGGCATTTCCAAGGGCTCGAACGTCTGCGCGGCGAACACCCACACGCCCACCTGATCGCTGCGAGCCCGGAACCGGACCTGGATGTGGCTCAGTATGTCCGCGCGCTCGGCCTGCTTGGCTATATGCACTTCGATGCCGGGCGCGACGACACGATGGAGGTGATCCGGCGTGTGCGGGCGGGCGAACGTGCCTATCTGCCGACCGAGCGGCCACCCGCGCCACCGGCCCCGCAACTCGATGATCCCGAACTGGAGCGTCGCGCCCGGCGCCTGACCCGGCGCGAACGGCAGGTCATGGAGCTTCTTGGCAAGGGCTACGCCAACCGGGATATCGCCGAAACCCTTGGTCTGCGCGAGGGCACGATCCGAATTTACGTCCACCGGGTGATCCGCCAGCTGGGCATGCGAAACCGCGTGGATGTCGCGCTGTGCGCCAGTCGCATGAACGACCCGGCATGA